Genomic segment of Candidatus Flexicrinis affinis:
AGGAAATTCGTGCAAGCATCGAAGCACTTCGGCCGAAGTGAAGCGGCAGCGGCGGCGCTGACCGTTGTCGCCGCCGTCGGTTATGCGCTGCCGTGGGCCACGGCCACAGCCTCGGCTCTGACCTTCTCCGCGTACGACCTCGCGGAGTGGACAAGCCTGATTCCCGGCGTAAGGTACGGCGTGGAGCCCATGGCCGTACCGGGGCAGCTGCGTGCGGTCCTGATTTCCCTAACGCTGTTGGTCGTCCTTCTCCCAGCGCGGCGTAAGTCTATCTTCGGCGTGGTGTCCGCTGTCGCCGCGATTACACTGGTGGTCGCGCAGCTTCCGCCATTGGAGTACTTCATGGGCGCGGGTTTCCGTGCCGACGTGAACTACGGCCAGCAGTTCACCTTCTCGCTGTTAGCGCTGATCGGCGCGACCTTGTGCTGGATGGTCCCGCGTGGGGCGCCCCGGACGATCGCGATGGTGCTCACGGGTGCGTCGGGTGCGGTCATCGCGGTCACAGCCGCCGCGCGCGGACTGGAAGCCATGGCCGGATTAGCTGTCGGTTTCTCACTGGGTATCGGGCCGTGGATAACCGCCGGGAGCATCGCCGCGCTCGCGGTGATTGCGCTTCGAAGCTACGTCCGCCCGAAATCAAAAGGGGCGCCGTAAGCGCCCCCCGAGTCGTTCGATGGATAATGCGGGCCGCAGCGCCTACATGCGCTCCTTGATGTATTCGATCGCCGCACCGACAGTCTCGATCTTCTGGGCGTCCTCGTCCTTGATCTCGCCGCCGAACTGACGTTCAAATTCCATGATCAGCTCGACGAGGTCGAGCGAATCCGCTTCCAGATCATTGCGAAAGTGCGCGTCCAGCGTCACTTTTTCCTCTTCCACACCGAGAAGATCGATGACGATCTTTTTGACTTTTTCCTCAACCGTCTCCATGGCTCCCTACCTGCCTCCTGCTAGGTCATCCTCAAGTGATAGCGCAAGATTATACCGCCGAATGAAATCGGTGCTAGTCTGCTTCTGCCGTCATTGACACACCAACACCCCGGAAGTACGATTGCGCCACTCCGACATAAGGAACACCTAAGCATGTCAGAAGTGACGCCACCAACGACCGAAAGCCGCAAGGTCGACCACATCAAGATCAATCTCGAACGCGACGTCCAGTTCCCCCGGCTTACGACGGGCTTGGAGCGCCTGCG
This window contains:
- a CDS encoding acyl carrier protein produces the protein METVEEKVKKIVIDLLGVEEEKVTLDAHFRNDLEADSLDLVELIMEFERQFGGEIKDEDAQKIETVGAAIEYIKERM